The following are encoded together in the Thalassolituus oleivorans MIL-1 genome:
- the pbpC gene encoding penicillin-binding protein 1C encodes MTRSDKVIVVTGLRRRALKLGVLVFAIVILIALLLDLLFPMDVPRLNAASFGQRSDFAQLVVDRNNRPLRAFADYDGVWRYPVALSEVSPLYIQALLEYEDRWFYSHPGINPAALLRAAWQNWRCHCVVSGGSTLTMQVARRFYPHDRTVLGKTTQMLRALQLEWHFSKNEILTLYLNYAPMGGTIEGVEAASRQYLDKPAAQLSQAEAALLAVLPQAPSRLRPDRHPQRARLYRDKVLKRLFDFGVLSAQALQQAMLEPVLADTPQTPMLAPIFSRWARSQRPNSAIVHSTLDAELQWQLEDYLQALIQSFPSQHSAAILVMDNASAEVRAYLGSADFLDSRRVGQVDMVQAQRSPGSTLKPFVYGLAIEQGLIHSESLLRDVPRQFSQYQPDNFTGTFSGPVSTSEALRRSLNLPAVQVMEALGPSVLYNALASAGVRIELPAFAEPNLALVLGGGGLSLWQLVQLYGGLANQGLVREPQSLLPLVADSSRWLLSPASAYVVGNMLRSPRPDRARSDSIEGQGHRIAWKTGTSYGYRDAWAVGFTPRYTIGVWFGRPDGTPSPGQYGAITALPVLFQVFDRLDPHPDNFPQPVDVSKATICWPLGQLAAATPGNQCHQQRDALLVRQQVPPTLIDATVDGFARNPLTLAISEHQLRVDGYCNVSERQSLEVALWPRNLEPWITPSWRYAQQVPALDPRCQDRVPVSTAPLHIIGLEAHTIVRSSRQGGDGASLVMPELDLQAMGGSGLRYWFVDGQFIRNSEETHPWRWRASTPGLHDIVVMDEQGSLDRIEVEVQ; translated from the coding sequence ATGACGCGAAGCGATAAAGTAATTGTAGTAACTGGATTGAGGCGCCGTGCGTTAAAGCTCGGCGTATTAGTTTTCGCGATAGTTATTTTAATTGCGTTATTACTGGATCTCTTATTTCCGATGGATGTTCCACGACTGAACGCTGCTTCGTTCGGTCAACGTTCGGATTTTGCGCAGTTGGTTGTTGATCGCAATAACCGCCCTCTGCGTGCCTTTGCTGATTACGACGGGGTGTGGCGTTATCCCGTTGCCTTGTCAGAGGTTTCGCCACTATATATTCAAGCGCTACTGGAATACGAAGACCGTTGGTTTTATTCGCACCCCGGAATTAATCCTGCCGCGCTACTACGCGCAGCTTGGCAAAACTGGCGCTGCCATTGTGTGGTATCCGGTGGTTCTACATTAACCATGCAGGTGGCACGACGTTTTTATCCTCATGATCGAACGGTGCTCGGTAAAACCACACAGATGCTGCGCGCTTTGCAATTGGAATGGCATTTCAGCAAAAATGAAATTCTCACGCTCTATCTTAATTACGCCCCGATGGGCGGCACGATTGAAGGTGTGGAAGCGGCGAGTCGCCAGTATTTAGACAAACCGGCCGCGCAACTCAGCCAAGCCGAGGCCGCTTTGCTGGCCGTATTGCCACAGGCACCGTCACGTTTACGTCCGGACCGTCACCCACAACGTGCGCGCTTATACCGCGATAAAGTGCTTAAGCGGTTATTCGATTTTGGTGTTCTAAGCGCACAGGCTTTGCAGCAAGCCATGCTTGAGCCGGTGCTTGCCGATACACCGCAGACGCCGATGTTAGCGCCGATATTTTCGCGCTGGGCACGTTCGCAACGACCCAATTCCGCCATAGTACACAGCACCTTAGACGCTGAGTTGCAGTGGCAGTTAGAGGATTATTTGCAGGCGCTTATTCAAAGCTTTCCGAGTCAGCATTCTGCCGCCATTTTAGTGATGGATAATGCCAGCGCAGAAGTGCGTGCTTATCTTGGTTCGGCTGATTTTTTAGACAGTCGCCGCGTTGGCCAAGTGGATATGGTGCAGGCCCAGCGCTCGCCGGGATCAACACTTAAACCTTTTGTTTATGGCCTGGCGATTGAGCAAGGGTTGATTCATTCCGAAAGTTTATTGCGTGATGTACCACGGCAATTTAGCCAATATCAGCCGGATAACTTTACCGGTACATTTTCTGGCCCAGTTTCAACTTCTGAGGCGTTACGTCGTTCACTCAATTTACCCGCAGTGCAAGTAATGGAAGCGTTAGGCCCAAGTGTGCTTTACAACGCCTTGGCTAGTGCCGGTGTGCGCATAGAATTACCGGCATTTGCTGAACCCAATCTCGCCTTAGTATTGGGTGGTGGCGGTTTGTCCTTGTGGCAGTTGGTGCAACTTTACGGCGGCTTGGCCAATCAGGGCTTAGTGCGCGAACCACAGAGCTTATTGCCACTGGTCGCGGATTCCTCGCGTTGGTTGTTGTCGCCCGCTAGTGCTTATGTGGTTGGTAATATGTTGCGCAGTCCACGCCCTGATCGTGCTCGTAGCGATTCGATTGAAGGACAGGGTCATCGCATTGCTTGGAAAACTGGTACAAGTTACGGCTATCGCGACGCTTGGGCTGTGGGTTTTACCCCGCGTTATACCATTGGTGTTTGGTTTGGTCGTCCTGATGGTACACCGTCGCCGGGTCAGTACGGTGCGATAACCGCGCTACCGGTATTGTTTCAAGTATTTGATCGCCTCGACCCGCATCCAGATAATTTCCCACAGCCAGTAGATGTTAGTAAGGCCACAATTTGTTGGCCGCTGGGGCAATTGGCAGCGGCGACACCCGGTAATCAATGCCATCAACAACGCGATGCGTTATTGGTGCGTCAGCAAGTGCCACCGACACTCATCGACGCCACGGTGGATGGTTTTGCCCGCAATCCCTTAACTTTAGCAATTAGTGAGCACCAGTTGCGGGTGGATGGTTACTGCAATGTCAGTGAGCGCCAGTCACTTGAAGTAGCACTTTGGCCTCGCAATTTAGAACCTTGGATTACGCCGAGCTGGCGTTATGCGCAACAAGTACCAGCGCTTGATCCACGTTGCCAAGATCGTGTGCCGGTATCCACCGCGCCCCTGCATATTATTGGTTTAGAAGCCCACACCATAGTGCGTTCTAGTCGCCAAGGGGGGGATGGTGCAAGCCTTGTGATGCCAGAGTTAGACTTACAGGCTATGGGTGGCTCTGGCCTACGCTATTGGTTTGTCGATGGGCAATTCATACGTAATAGCGAGGAAACTCACCCGTGGCGGTGGCGGGCGTCAACGCCGGGGCTGCACGATATTGTTGTAATGGATGAGCAGGGTAGTTTGGATCGAATCGAAGTCGAAGTGCAATAA
- the tuf gene encoding elongation factor Tu translates to MAKAAFERTKPHVNVGTIGHVDHGKTTLTAALTRVCSEVWGGAAVAFDGIDNAPEERERGITISTSHVEYESPSRHYAHVDCPGHADYVKNMITGAAQMDGAILVCGATDGPMPQTREHILLSRQVGVPYIVVFLNKADLLAEDCGGADSEEYAEMLELVEMELRDLLSEYDFPGDDTPIIAGSALMALNGTDDNEMGTTAVKKLVETLDSYIPEPERAIDGAFLMPIEDVFSIQGRGTVVTGRVERGIVRTGEEVAIIGIKDTIKTTCTGVEMFRKILDEGRAGENVGVLLRGTKREEVERGQVLAKPGSITPHTTFQSEVYVLGKDEGGRHTPFFKGYRPQFYFRTTDVTGACELPEGVEMVMPGDNVQLTVTLIAPIAMDEGLRFAIREGGRTVGAGVVAKVIA, encoded by the coding sequence ATGGCAAAGGCAGCGTTTGAACGCACAAAACCCCACGTAAACGTGGGTACTATCGGTCACGTTGACCACGGTAAAACAACTCTAACTGCAGCGTTAACTCGCGTATGTTCAGAAGTATGGGGCGGTGCTGCCGTTGCATTCGACGGTATCGACAATGCTCCAGAAGAGCGTGAGCGCGGTATCACTATTTCAACGTCACACGTTGAGTACGAATCACCATCACGTCACTACGCACACGTCGACTGCCCAGGACACGCGGATTATGTAAAAAACATGATCACTGGTGCTGCACAGATGGACGGCGCGATCCTAGTATGTGGCGCGACTGATGGCCCAATGCCACAGACTCGTGAGCACATCCTGTTGTCTCGTCAGGTTGGTGTACCTTACATCGTTGTATTCCTGAACAAAGCGGATCTTCTTGCTGAAGATTGCGGCGGCGCAGACTCAGAAGAATACGCAGAAATGCTTGAGCTTGTTGAAATGGAATTGCGTGACCTGTTGTCAGAATATGACTTCCCAGGCGACGACACTCCAATCATCGCGGGTTCTGCTTTGATGGCATTGAACGGCACTGATGACAACGAAATGGGTACAACCGCTGTTAAGAAGCTGGTTGAAACTCTGGATTCTTACATCCCTGAGCCAGAGCGTGCTATCGATGGCGCATTCTTGATGCCAATCGAAGACGTATTCTCTATTCAAGGTCGTGGTACGGTTGTTACTGGTCGTGTTGAGCGCGGTATCGTTCGTACTGGTGAAGAAGTTGCGATCATCGGTATCAAAGACACCATCAAAACTACCTGTACTGGTGTTGAGATGTTCCGCAAGATTCTAGACGAAGGCCGTGCTGGTGAGAACGTTGGTGTTCTGCTGCGTGGTACTAAGCGTGAAGAAGTTGAGCGTGGCCAAGTATTGGCTAAGCCAGGTTCTATTACTCCACACACAACTTTCCAATCAGAAGTTTACGTGTTGGGTAAAGATGAAGGTGGTCGTCATACGCCATTCTTCAAAGGCTACCGTCCACAGTTCTACTTCCGTACAACTGACGTGACCGGTGCTTGTGAACTTCCAGAAGGCGTAGAAATGGTAATGCCAGGTGATAACGTTCAATTGACCGTTACTCTGATTGCACCAATCGCGATGGATGAAGGTTTACGTTTCGCAATCCGTGAAGGTGGCCGTACAGTTGGCGCCGGCGTGGTAGCAAAAGTTATCGCTTAA
- the birA gene encoding bifunctional biotin--[acetyl-CoA-carboxylase] ligase/biotin operon repressor BirA, which produces MLNKLLALLADGQFHSGEELGEALGVSRAAVWKQLKKLDDLDIPYSSVKGKGYRLHDAIELLDPKRIRGSISQRLDILDVLLDVNSTNSYLFERASDHMGKRYAVLAEKQTGGRGRRGRQWVSPFGKNIYLSLLVSFSGGMSSLEGLSLLTAIAVERALGRLGIESIGLKWPNDIYADGRKLAGILLEVTGEYNSHCQVVIGIGLNLSLSEADAAAIDQPWAELRSLNPNLSRNEVAATLLDELLKLVDEFQRTGFAPWQTYWSEKDIYHDKEVNIISPSQTISGLVKGVNRKGELMLKTERGMEIISAGELSVRPAS; this is translated from the coding sequence ATGCTGAATAAATTATTGGCTTTGCTCGCGGATGGCCAATTTCATTCCGGTGAAGAGTTAGGTGAAGCACTCGGTGTTAGTCGTGCCGCCGTATGGAAGCAATTAAAGAAGCTGGATGATCTGGATATTCCCTATTCGTCGGTTAAAGGTAAGGGCTATCGGCTGCATGATGCCATCGAATTACTCGACCCTAAACGCATTCGTGGCAGCATTAGCCAGCGTTTGGATATTCTCGACGTTTTGCTGGATGTGAACTCAACCAACTCTTATTTGTTTGAACGCGCTAGCGACCACATGGGTAAGCGCTATGCCGTGTTGGCTGAAAAGCAAACGGGTGGGCGTGGGCGACGTGGTCGTCAGTGGGTTAGCCCATTCGGTAAGAACATTTATTTATCTTTGCTGGTGTCATTTTCTGGCGGCATGTCATCGTTAGAAGGCCTTAGTTTGCTAACCGCGATTGCGGTTGAACGCGCTTTGGGACGCTTAGGTATCGAAAGTATTGGCCTGAAGTGGCCGAACGATATTTATGCTGATGGGCGTAAGCTAGCGGGCATACTTTTAGAAGTGACGGGTGAATACAACAGTCATTGCCAAGTGGTGATTGGTATTGGTTTAAATCTATCGCTGAGCGAAGCCGATGCTGCCGCTATCGATCAGCCTTGGGCCGAATTGCGTAGCCTTAATCCAAATTTATCGCGTAATGAGGTGGCTGCCACCTTGCTAGACGAATTGCTAAAGCTGGTGGATGAATTTCAGCGAACTGGCTTTGCCCCTTGGCAAACCTATTGGTCGGAAAAAGATATTTATCACGATAAAGAGGTCAATATCATTTCTCCGTCTCAAACGATTAGCGGCTTGGTTAAAGGCGTGAATCGCAAAGGTGAATTGATGCTGAAAACCGAACGCGGCATGGAAATTATTAGTGCAGGAGAGCTTAGTGTCCGTCCTGCTTCTTGA
- a CDS encoding type III pantothenate kinase: MSVLLLDVGNSRVKWRLTTLSGERYYGDSDAADIALQTWVEQPQRVMVSSVREQADLHTQLELIFGQRLQWLKEPLPSSPQFQHCYPEPRRLGVDRWLAMLGGRVQQSGDLLVVDAGTALTIDLFSGDNQHQGGYIVPGLRMAQNALFTGTDRVRPYQDEQNEQDTAPGKNTLNCVAAGVLRQNLALVQSLLDEYPEHQPLITGGDGQLLAGRLGLSYSPDLIFDGMDSLCAGSSIV; this comes from the coding sequence GTGTCCGTCCTGCTTCTTGATGTGGGTAATAGCCGCGTTAAGTGGCGGCTGACAACGCTAAGCGGCGAACGCTATTACGGTGACAGCGATGCTGCCGACATTGCACTGCAAACTTGGGTGGAGCAACCGCAGCGGGTAATGGTATCGAGCGTGCGTGAACAGGCCGATTTGCATACTCAGTTGGAGTTGATCTTCGGTCAGCGTTTGCAGTGGCTGAAAGAGCCGTTGCCGTCATCGCCGCAATTTCAGCATTGCTACCCAGAGCCTCGACGTTTAGGGGTTGATCGTTGGTTGGCTATGCTCGGTGGGCGCGTTCAGCAGTCAGGCGATTTGCTGGTGGTGGACGCTGGAACCGCTCTAACGATAGATTTGTTTTCGGGCGATAATCAGCATCAAGGTGGCTATATCGTACCGGGCTTACGTATGGCGCAAAATGCTTTGTTTACTGGTACTGATCGCGTGCGTCCATACCAAGATGAGCAAAATGAGCAAGATACTGCCCCTGGTAAGAACACTTTAAACTGCGTCGCTGCAGGGGTTTTGCGACAAAATCTGGCTCTGGTGCAATCCTTATTGGACGAGTACCCTGAGCACCAACCTCTTATTACTGGAGGTGATGGACAATTATTGGCCGGTCGTTTGGGGCTTAGCTACAGCCCAGACTTGATATTTGATGGTATGGATTCCTTATGCGCTGGATCTTCTATAGTTTAG